Proteins found in one Sphingomonas sp. SORGH_AS_0879 genomic segment:
- the ubiA gene encoding 4-hydroxybenzoate octaprenyltransferase produces MTIEIVPDSEHKGLVGRLPPRWRGLALLARFDRPIGWWLLFWPGVWAIALAGGLPQRWPLVPWFLLGSIAMRGAGCVFNDIVDRDLDAKVARTRARPIPSGLVSVKLAAIWLGVLCLIGLVVLVQLRPLAAIVAVASLAPVAAYPFMKRITWWPQAWLGMVFSWAALVGWAEVAGELSTPLWLLYAGSIAWVIGYDTIYALQDREDDALIGVRSSALRMGAYVKPGVGTFYVAAVLCWSGAIWLVRPDPLAVAALVPVAVHLAWQVATLQPDDGAGALHRFRSNRFAGLLMALACAVVGSAG; encoded by the coding sequence ATGACCATCGAGATCGTACCCGATAGCGAGCATAAGGGGCTGGTCGGGCGGCTGCCGCCCCGGTGGCGGGGGCTCGCATTGCTGGCCAGGTTCGACCGGCCGATCGGCTGGTGGTTGCTCTTCTGGCCCGGCGTCTGGGCGATCGCGCTGGCGGGCGGACTGCCGCAGCGTTGGCCGCTGGTGCCGTGGTTCCTGCTTGGGTCGATCGCGATGCGGGGCGCGGGCTGCGTCTTCAACGACATCGTCGATCGCGATCTGGATGCCAAGGTGGCGCGGACGCGAGCGCGGCCGATCCCTTCGGGGCTTGTGTCGGTGAAGCTGGCGGCGATCTGGCTGGGCGTGCTGTGCCTGATCGGGCTGGTCGTGCTGGTGCAGTTGCGGCCCCTCGCCGCGATCGTCGCGGTGGCCAGCCTGGCGCCGGTCGCCGCCTATCCCTTCATGAAGCGGATCACCTGGTGGCCGCAGGCGTGGCTGGGCATGGTGTTCAGTTGGGCGGCACTGGTCGGCTGGGCGGAGGTGGCCGGGGAACTCTCGACGCCGCTCTGGCTGCTCTATGCCGGGTCCATCGCCTGGGTGATCGGATACGACACCATCTATGCGCTTCAGGACCGCGAGGACGATGCGCTGATCGGGGTCCGTTCCTCGGCATTGCGCATGGGGGCCTATGTGAAGCCGGGTGTGGGGACCTTCTATGTCGCGGCGGTGCTGTGCTGGTCGGGCGCGATCTGGCTGGTGCGGCCCGATCCGCTGGCGGTCGCCGCGCTGGTGCCGGTCGCGGTGCATCTGGCCTGGCAGGTTGCGACGTTGCAGCCCGACGACGGCGCGGGCGCACTGCACCGGTTCCGGTCGAACCGGTTCGCCGGGCTGCTGATGGCGCTGGCCTGTGCGGTGGTAGGCAGCGCGGGCTAG
- a CDS encoding Nramp family divalent metal transporter, producing MTVATPATRSLAESHRSIAIPEGASFLRRLFAFAGPGYLVAVGYMDPGNWATDIAGGSAYGYALLSVILLSNIMAMILQALSARLGIAAGLDLAQACRAAYSKPVSRILWLLCEIAIIACDLAEVLGTAIALQLLFDLPLVWGVLITGLDVFLILALQRYGFRKVEAFIIALLLIIGGCFLYELIASRPDPGSVMAGFIPSTRIVTDPAMLYIAIGILGATVMPHNLYLHSSVVQTRAYGLTPEGKRDAINMATIDSTVALFFAFFINAAILIVAAATFHVAGRTDVAEIDQAYRLLAPMLGAGAASVVFGVALLASGQNSTVTGTLAGQIVMEGFLDLRLAPWLRRLITRGLAIIPAVLVVGASGQTGATRLLVLSQVILSLQLPFAVVPLVRFTADRGMMGPFASPVWLRILAWIIAAIIIALNLTLLWGLTTG from the coding sequence ATGACCGTAGCCACGCCCGCCACCCGCTCGCTTGCCGAAAGCCATCGTTCGATCGCCATCCCGGAGGGAGCCTCCTTCCTGCGACGGTTGTTCGCCTTTGCCGGGCCGGGCTATCTAGTCGCGGTCGGCTATATGGATCCGGGCAACTGGGCGACCGATATCGCGGGCGGATCGGCCTATGGCTATGCCCTCCTCTCGGTCATCCTCTTGTCGAACATCATGGCGATGATCCTTCAGGCGCTGTCGGCGCGGCTGGGCATCGCCGCCGGGCTGGACCTGGCGCAGGCATGCCGCGCGGCTTACTCCAAGCCCGTCTCGCGCATCCTGTGGCTACTCTGCGAGATCGCGATCATCGCCTGCGATCTGGCCGAGGTGCTGGGCACAGCCATCGCGCTGCAATTGCTGTTCGACCTGCCGCTGGTCTGGGGCGTGCTGATCACCGGCCTCGACGTCTTCCTGATCCTCGCGCTCCAGCGTTACGGGTTCCGCAAGGTGGAGGCGTTCATCATCGCGCTCCTCCTCATCATCGGCGGCTGCTTCCTCTACGAGTTGATCGCCTCGCGCCCCGATCCGGGGTCGGTGATGGCGGGTTTCATTCCCTCCACCCGCATCGTGACCGACCCGGCGATGCTCTACATCGCGATCGGCATTCTCGGCGCGACGGTGATGCCGCATAATCTCTACCTCCACTCCTCGGTGGTGCAGACCCGCGCCTATGGCCTCACGCCCGAGGGCAAGCGCGACGCCATCAACATGGCGACGATCGACAGCACGGTGGCGCTGTTCTTCGCCTTCTTCATCAACGCCGCGATCCTGATCGTCGCGGCGGCCACCTTCCACGTCGCGGGGCGGACCGATGTGGCGGAGATCGACCAGGCGTACCGCCTGCTCGCCCCGATGCTCGGCGCGGGCGCGGCGAGCGTGGTGTTCGGCGTGGCGCTGCTCGCCTCGGGCCAGAATTCGACGGTGACGGGGACGCTGGCCGGGCAGATCGTGATGGAGGGCTTCCTCGACCTGCGGCTCGCCCCCTGGCTGCGGCGGCTCATCACGCGCGGGCTGGCGATCATTCCCGCCGTGCTGGTCGTGGGCGCGAGCGGACAGACGGGCGCGACCAGGCTGCTGGTGCTCAGCCAGGTGATCCTCAGCCTGCAACTCCCCTTCGCGGTGGTGCCGCTGGTCCGCTTCACGGCGGACAGGGGGATGATGGGGCCCTTCGCCAGCCCGGTCTGGCTGCGCATCCTGGCCTGGATCATTGCGGCGATCATCATCGCCCTGAACCTGACCCTGTTGTGGGGGCTGACGACGGGCTGA
- a CDS encoding isoprenylcysteine carboxylmethyltransferase family protein codes for MADPSSPSARPPRPASAVSHGVGLAGLVGSVAWIALARWRHLDGPYAALFHLLCAGVPMLLWSVLVDQVHRRPSTGIDWEHPRPYRETLDISLTKLAGLWATFGGIALIFATGRFYWQGIFLFAMNCLAWAAPALFLLSIPYVLWLDRRLVEPRDGAWMLGAWLTGQPGVEAEAIHAHLRAWAVKAFFLPFMLGVVPGGFGMFVRGDLSVVLHDPVALANWLITLMFLIDVAFATVGYMLTLRPLDAHIRSANPYAAAWAAALICYPPTILMTNGGPLDYRPGTAEWSYWFAGHPVVLAAIGTVLVGLTAVYAWSTVAFGIRFSNLTHRGILTHGPYAVSRHPAYLSKNIFWWIATIPILSTGTWVDAARATILLGAVNGVYYWRARTEERHLSVDPAYRDYSEWMARYGLVPRFFAWVMGR; via the coding sequence ATGGCCGATCCGTCCTCTCCGTCAGCCCGCCCGCCGCGCCCCGCCTCCGCCGTCAGCCATGGCGTCGGGCTGGCGGGGCTGGTCGGATCGGTCGCGTGGATCGCCTTAGCGCGGTGGCGGCATCTGGACGGGCCTTATGCGGCGCTGTTCCATCTGCTGTGCGCCGGGGTGCCGATGCTGCTCTGGTCGGTCCTGGTCGACCAAGTGCATCGCCGTCCCTCGACCGGCATCGACTGGGAGCATCCGCGTCCGTATCGCGAGACTCTGGACATCAGCCTGACCAAGCTGGCCGGGCTATGGGCGACCTTCGGCGGGATCGCGCTGATCTTCGCAACGGGGCGCTTCTATTGGCAGGGCATTTTCCTGTTCGCGATGAACTGCCTGGCCTGGGCCGCGCCGGCGTTGTTCCTGCTGTCCATTCCTTATGTGTTGTGGCTCGACCGGCGGCTGGTGGAGCCCAGGGACGGCGCTTGGATGCTGGGGGCGTGGCTGACCGGGCAGCCGGGGGTGGAGGCGGAGGCGATCCATGCCCATCTGCGGGCGTGGGCGGTGAAGGCGTTCTTCCTGCCCTTCATGCTGGGGGTGGTGCCGGGCGGGTTCGGGATGTTCGTGCGTGGCGACCTGTCCGTGGTGCTGCACGATCCGGTGGCGCTGGCCAACTGGCTGATCACGCTGATGTTCCTGATCGACGTCGCCTTCGCCACGGTCGGATATATGCTGACCCTGCGGCCGCTCGATGCGCATATCCGCTCGGCCAATCCCTATGCGGCGGCGTGGGCAGCGGCGCTGATCTGTTACCCGCCGACCATCCTGATGACCAATGGCGGGCCGCTCGACTATCGACCAGGCACGGCGGAGTGGAGTTACTGGTTCGCGGGGCATCCCGTCGTGCTGGCCGCGATCGGAACGGTCCTGGTCGGGCTGACGGCCGTCTATGCCTGGTCGACCGTGGCGTTCGGCATCCGCTTTTCCAACCTGACCCACCGGGGCATCCTGACCCACGGGCCCTATGCGGTGTCGCGACATCCGGCCTATCTGTCGAAGAACATCTTCTGGTGGATCGCAACCATCCCGATCCTGTCGACCGGGACATGGGTGGATGCGGCGCGCGCCACCATCCTGTTGGGGGCAGTCAACGGTGTCTATTACTGGCGGGCCAGGACCGAGGAACGGCATTTGTCCGTCGATCCGGCCTATCGGGACTATTCGGAGTGGATGGCGCGGTACGGGTTGGTGCCGCGCTTCTTTGCGTGGGTGATGGGGCGCTAG
- a CDS encoding glycosyltransferase family 2 protein has translation MARTTTDIAAVLIVRDEARSIARCLTSVAPWVDRMVVLDTGSTDDTVAIAEGLGAEVHHLDWPDSFAVARNHALMLADADWNLILDADEWIAGGGAIIRQWCAAAPDRLGCPCIHNEAEGADTASRSWVTRLVPRGVFYEGRVHEQIASPLPRHRIALDIGHDGYRAAQIERKKDRNHQLLLEDFAERPDDAYLLYQLGKDSQMRGDIPAGCDYYARALAATAPTANWRHELVITAIPFLAKAGRPDEALALADGEFANWPESPDYFFILGDLLLDLALAEPARALDHWLPLAEGAWERCLAIGERPQLEGSVAGRGSHLAQHNLDVIRSQLAMLAA, from the coding sequence ATGGCACGGACCACGACCGACATCGCCGCCGTGCTGATCGTCCGCGACGAAGCGCGCAGCATCGCCCGCTGCCTGACCAGCGTGGCGCCCTGGGTCGACCGGATGGTCGTGCTCGACACCGGATCGACCGACGATACCGTCGCCATCGCGGAGGGGCTGGGGGCGGAGGTCCATCATCTCGACTGGCCCGACAGTTTCGCGGTCGCCCGCAACCATGCGCTGATGCTGGCCGATGCGGATTGGAACCTGATCCTCGATGCCGATGAGTGGATCGCGGGCGGCGGCGCGATCATTCGCCAATGGTGCGCCGCCGCGCCCGATCGGCTGGGGTGCCCGTGCATCCATAACGAGGCGGAAGGGGCGGACACGGCGTCGCGAAGCTGGGTAACGCGGCTGGTGCCGCGCGGCGTCTTCTACGAAGGGCGCGTCCACGAACAGATCGCCTCTCCCCTGCCCCGCCACCGGATCGCGCTCGACATCGGGCATGATGGCTATCGCGCCGCGCAGATCGAGCGGAAGAAGGACCGCAACCACCAGTTGCTGCTCGAGGATTTCGCCGAACGCCCCGACGACGCCTATCTCCTTTACCAGTTGGGCAAGGATTCGCAGATGCGCGGCGATATCCCCGCCGGCTGCGACTATTACGCCCGCGCGCTGGCGGCCACCGCGCCGACCGCGAACTGGCGGCACGAACTGGTCATCACCGCCATCCCATTCCTGGCCAAGGCCGGACGGCCGGACGAGGCCCTGGCACTGGCGGACGGCGAGTTTGCCAACTGGCCGGAGTCACCCGATTATTTCTTCATATTGGGCGACCTGTTGCTCGACCTGGCGCTGGCCGAACCGGCCCGCGCGCTCGACCACTGGCTGCCGCTGGCCGAGGGCGCCTGGGAACGTTGCCTCGCCATCGGCGAGCGTCCGCAACTGGAGGGCAGCGTCGCCGGTCGCGGCAGCCATCTGGCGCAGCACAATCTGGACGTGATTCGATCGCAACTGGCGATGCTGGCCGCCTAA
- the ppk2 gene encoding polyphosphate kinase 2: protein MAKHYHEELEALQLALVRTQMAMADTDERVVIVLEGRDGAGKDGTIKRITEHLSVRATRIVALPKPSDRERTQWYFQRYATHLPAAGEIVIFNRSWYNRAGVEVVMGFSTATEQEAFLRDAPDFERMLVESGIKLVKIWLDISKDEQEKRLEARRTDPLKALKVSDMDKVAQAKWADYSAARDTMLTRTHTPFAPWHIVRADDKKDARIAIIRHILHRIAPPEIATDVKLPDPDLLFPFDMAALEDGRLAK from the coding sequence ATGGCGAAACACTATCACGAGGAACTGGAAGCACTCCAACTGGCGCTGGTCCGCACCCAGATGGCGATGGCGGACACCGACGAACGCGTCGTCATCGTGCTGGAAGGGCGCGACGGGGCGGGCAAGGACGGGACGATCAAGCGAATCACCGAGCATCTCTCGGTCCGCGCCACCCGCATCGTCGCTTTGCCCAAGCCATCCGATCGCGAGCGGACGCAATGGTATTTCCAGCGCTACGCCACCCATCTGCCTGCGGCGGGCGAGATCGTGATCTTCAACCGAAGCTGGTACAACCGCGCGGGCGTGGAGGTGGTGATGGGCTTCTCCACCGCCACCGAGCAGGAGGCGTTCCTCCGCGACGCCCCCGATTTCGAACGGATGCTGGTCGAAAGCGGCATCAAGCTGGTCAAGATCTGGCTCGACATCTCCAAGGACGAACAGGAGAAACGGCTGGAGGCGCGGCGCACCGATCCGCTGAAGGCGCTGAAGGTGTCCGACATGGACAAGGTCGCGCAGGCCAAATGGGCGGACTATTCGGCGGCGCGCGACACGATGCTGACCCGCACCCACACCCCCTTCGCGCCGTGGCATATCGTCCGTGCCGACGACAAGAAGGACGCGCGGATCGCGATCATCCGCCACATCCTCCACCGCATCGCCCCACCCGAGATCGCGACGGACGTCAAACTGCCCGACCCCGACCTGCTCTTCCCGTTCGACATGGCGGCGCTCGAGGATGGACGGCTGGCGAAATAG
- a CDS encoding glycogen/starch/alpha-glucan phosphorylase yields MTTTITTLHVDDTGPLADAIVDTLVHRIGKDAANARPHDWLAATILTVRNDIIERWMASTREAHAAGAKRVYYLSLEFLIGRLLRDALSNLGVMAQVAGALQTLGVDLAALEEIEPDAALGNGGLGRLAACFMESLASLDLPAYGYGIRYVNGMFRQRIDDGWQVELPETWLSHGNPWEFERRESAYFVGFGGEVIGTETGAVHWKPAEAIEAIAVDTPVVGWRGKRVNTLRLWTAQAIDPIRLDRFNAGDYTGALAGQMAAETLVRVLYPSDSSPAGQELRLRQEYFFSSASLQDIVRRHIQYFHDIRTLPDKAAIQLNDTHPAVSVAELMRLLVDQHDLGFDEAWDITRRTFGYTNHTLLPEALESWPLHLFERLLPRHMQLIYAINAKLLREARAVEGIDDRAIAAISLIDEGGERRVRMANLAFAGSHSVNGVAALHTELMKQTVFADLHRLYPTRINNKTNGITPRRWLQQCNPQLTALIREAIGPGFEDDAERLIALTEFAQDANFRERFLGIKRSNKVGLANYLRESSGLRVDPDALFDVQIKRIHEYKRQLLNIIETVALYDQIRSHPERDWTPRVKLFAGKAASSYHNAKLVIKLANDVARRVNSDPSVGHLLKVGFIPNYNVSLAEKIIPAADLSEQISTAGMEASGTGNMKFALNGALTIGTLDGANVEIKEHVGDDHIVIFGLTADEVAAKRRDGYNPREAIENSPELRQAVSAIASGVFSPDDPGRYAGLMGGLYDGDWFMVAADFDAYAAAQRQVDTRWQDQAGWATSAIHNVAKVGWFSSDRTIRQYAEEIWNVM; encoded by the coding sequence ATGACGACCACCATCACCACCCTGCATGTCGACGACACCGGACCGCTGGCCGACGCGATCGTCGACACATTGGTGCACCGGATCGGCAAGGATGCCGCCAATGCGCGGCCGCACGACTGGCTGGCCGCGACCATCCTGACCGTCCGCAACGACATCATCGAACGCTGGATGGCCTCGACCCGCGAAGCCCATGCGGCGGGGGCCAAGCGGGTCTATTATCTCAGCCTGGAGTTCCTGATCGGGCGGCTGCTGCGCGACGCGCTGTCCAATCTGGGCGTGATGGCGCAGGTGGCGGGCGCGCTCCAGACGCTGGGCGTCGATCTGGCCGCGCTGGAGGAGATCGAACCCGACGCGGCACTGGGCAATGGCGGCCTGGGGCGGCTGGCGGCCTGTTTCATGGAGAGCCTCGCCAGCCTCGACCTGCCCGCTTACGGCTATGGCATCCGCTATGTGAACGGCATGTTCCGCCAGCGGATCGATGACGGCTGGCAGGTGGAACTCCCCGAAACCTGGCTGAGCCATGGCAACCCCTGGGAATTCGAGCGGCGCGAGAGCGCCTATTTCGTCGGCTTCGGCGGCGAGGTGATCGGGACCGAGACGGGTGCGGTCCACTGGAAGCCCGCCGAGGCGATCGAGGCCATCGCCGTCGATACCCCCGTGGTCGGCTGGCGCGGCAAGCGGGTCAACACGCTACGCCTATGGACCGCGCAGGCGATCGACCCGATCCGGCTCGATCGGTTCAACGCAGGCGACTATACCGGCGCCTTGGCCGGGCAGATGGCGGCGGAGACGCTGGTCCGCGTCCTCTATCCTTCCGACAGTTCGCCAGCGGGTCAGGAACTGCGGCTGCGACAGGAATATTTCTTCTCCTCCGCCTCGCTCCAGGACATCGTCCGGCGGCATATTCAGTATTTCCACGATATCCGCACCCTGCCCGACAAGGCGGCGATCCAGCTCAACGACACCCACCCCGCCGTCTCGGTGGCGGAGTTGATGCGGCTGCTGGTCGATCAGCACGATCTGGGCTTCGACGAGGCGTGGGACATCACGCGGCGCACCTTCGGCTATACCAATCACACGCTGCTGCCCGAGGCGCTGGAAAGCTGGCCGCTGCACCTGTTCGAGCGGTTGCTGCCGCGACACATGCAGCTGATCTACGCGATCAACGCCAAGCTGCTGCGCGAGGCCCGCGCGGTCGAGGGGATCGACGACCGCGCCATCGCCGCGATCAGCCTGATCGACGAGGGCGGCGAGCGGCGGGTGCGCATGGCGAACCTGGCCTTTGCGGGCAGCCACAGCGTCAACGGTGTCGCCGCGCTACACACCGAATTGATGAAGCAGACCGTCTTCGCCGACCTCCATCGCCTTTATCCGACGCGGATCAACAACAAGACCAACGGCATCACCCCGCGCCGCTGGTTGCAGCAATGCAATCCGCAACTCACCGCTCTGATCCGCGAGGCGATCGGCCCTGGCTTCGAAGACGACGCCGAGAGGCTGATAGCGCTCACGGAATTCGCACAGGACGCGAATTTCCGGGAACGCTTCCTCGGAATCAAACGTTCCAACAAAGTGGGGCTGGCAAATTATCTCCGGGAATCGAGCGGGCTGCGCGTGGACCCCGATGCGCTGTTCGACGTCCAGATCAAACGCATCCACGAATATAAGCGCCAGTTGCTCAACATCATCGAGACGGTGGCGCTCTACGACCAGATTCGCAGCCATCCCGAACGCGACTGGACCCCGCGCGTCAAGCTGTTCGCGGGGAAAGCGGCGTCGAGCTATCACAATGCCAAGCTGGTCATCAAACTGGCCAATGACGTCGCCCGCCGGGTCAATTCGGACCCCAGCGTCGGCCATCTGCTGAAGGTCGGCTTCATCCCCAACTACAATGTCAGCCTGGCGGAGAAGATCATTCCCGCCGCCGACCTGTCGGAACAGATTTCGACCGCGGGCATGGAAGCGTCGGGCACCGGCAACATGAAGTTCGCGCTGAACGGCGCGCTGACCATCGGCACGCTCGACGGTGCCAATGTCGAAATCAAGGAGCATGTCGGTGACGATCACATCGTCATCTTCGGCCTGACCGCCGACGAGGTCGCGGCCAAGCGCCGCGACGGCTATAACCCGCGCGAGGCGATCGAGAACAGTCCGGAACTGCGCCAGGCCGTCTCCGCCATCGCCTCGGGCGTGTTCTCGCCCGACGATCCCGGCCGTTATGCCGGGCTGATGGGCGGGCTGTACGATGGCGACTGGTTCATGGTCGCCGCCGACTTCGACGCCTATGCCGCCGCACAGCGTCAGGTCGACACCCGCTGGCAGGACCAGGCGGGCTGGGCGACCTCGGCCATCCACAATGTCGCGAAAGTCGGATGGTTCTCCTCCGATCGCACCATCCGGCAATATGCCGAGGAAATCTGGAACGTGATGTGA
- a CDS encoding glutamate--cysteine ligase, whose translation MSTKTASTAKGAIIESRDQLIASFARGEKPRDRWRIGTEHEKFVYALGDHHAPSYDEASGIRALLGELEQYGWEPVLEGGNVIALNGADGSISLEPAGQFELSGAPLDNLHQTCAETGRHLQQVKAAGEKLGLGFLGLGMWPDKTRAELPIMPKGRYAIMLRHMPRVGSLGLDMMLRTSTIQVNLDYASEADMVKKFRVGLALQPLATALFANSPFTEGKPNGMLSFRSHIWSDTDPARTGMLPFVFEDGFGYERYADYALDVPMYFVYRDGKYIDAAGLSFRDFLKGELSVLPGELPTIEDWNDHLSTAFPEVRLKTFLEMRGADGGPWNRICALPALWVGLLYDDAALDAAWDLVKGWSLTERQALRDAVPELALDAPLPGGGRLRDIAGEVLDIAHAGLAARGRLNGAGDNETGFLDPLREIVRSGKVPAQGLLDRYNGEWGADIARVYGEASF comes from the coding sequence ATGAGCACCAAGACCGCGAGCACCGCCAAGGGCGCCATCATCGAGTCCCGCGACCAGTTGATCGCCAGCTTCGCACGCGGGGAAAAGCCCCGCGACCGCTGGCGGATCGGAACCGAGCATGAGAAATTCGTCTATGCGCTGGGCGACCATCATGCGCCCTCCTATGACGAGGCCTCGGGCATTCGCGCGCTGCTTGGCGAGTTGGAGCAATATGGCTGGGAGCCGGTGCTGGAGGGCGGCAACGTCATCGCACTGAACGGTGCGGACGGCTCGATCAGCCTGGAGCCCGCCGGCCAGTTCGAACTGTCCGGCGCGCCGCTCGACAATCTGCACCAGACCTGTGCCGAGACGGGTCGCCATCTGCAACAGGTGAAGGCGGCGGGCGAGAAGCTGGGCCTGGGCTTCCTCGGTCTCGGCATGTGGCCCGACAAGACCCGCGCCGAACTGCCGATCATGCCCAAGGGCCGCTATGCGATCATGCTGCGCCACATGCCGCGCGTCGGCTCACTGGGGCTCGACATGATGCTGCGCACCTCGACCATCCAGGTGAATCTGGATTATGCGTCCGAGGCCGACATGGTGAAGAAGTTCCGGGTCGGCCTGGCGCTCCAGCCGCTGGCGACCGCTTTGTTCGCCAACTCGCCCTTCACGGAAGGCAAGCCTAACGGCATGCTATCCTTCCGCAGCCATATCTGGTCGGACACCGACCCCGCGCGCACCGGCATGCTGCCCTTCGTGTTCGAGGACGGGTTCGGTTACGAGCGCTATGCCGACTATGCGCTCGATGTGCCGATGTATTTCGTCTATCGCGACGGCAAGTATATCGACGCGGCGGGCCTGTCGTTCCGTGACTTCCTGAAGGGCGAGCTGTCGGTCCTGCCGGGCGAGTTGCCGACGATCGAGGACTGGAACGACCATCTGTCGACCGCCTTTCCCGAGGTGCGGCTCAAGACCTTCCTGGAGATGCGCGGCGCCGATGGTGGCCCGTGGAACCGCATCTGCGCGCTGCCCGCGCTCTGGGTCGGGCTGCTCTATGACGACGCGGCGCTGGATGCGGCCTGGGATCTGGTCAAGGGCTGGTCGCTGACCGAGCGGCAGGCGCTGCGGGACGCGGTGCCCGAACTGGCGCTCGACGCGCCGCTGCCGGGTGGCGGGCGGTTGCGCGATATCGCGGGCGAGGTGCTCGACATCGCCCATGCGGGGCTTGCCGCACGTGGGCGGCTGAACGGGGCGGGGGATAACGAAACCGGCTTCCTCGACCCGCTGCGCGAGATCGTCCGCTCGGGCAAGGTGCCCGCGCAAGGGTTGCTCGATCGGTATAACGGCGAATGGGGTGCGGATATTGCGCGGGTCTACGGGGAAGCGAGCTTCTGA
- a CDS encoding IS3 family transposase (programmed frameshift) — MKRKQFSEEQIIGILKEAEAGAVVTELCRKHGMSSATYYAWKAKFGGLEVSDAKRLRSLEEENARLKRLLADTMLDNAGLKDLLSKKLVTPAAKRQAVAHLQATLGMSERRACTVVGADRTSMRYRSCRADDGDLRSRLRELAQQRRRFGYRRLHILLRRDGITINRKKTQRLYREEGLTVRRRKGRRRATGSRAPASVLALPNQRWSLDFVHDQLVTGRRFRVLNIVDDVTRECLRAVVDTSISGRRVVRELADLIAERGRPKMIVSDNGTELTSNAVLAWSGDARIEWHYIAPGKPTQNGFVESFNGRMRDELLNETLFFTIGQARSILARWVDDYNNERPHSSLGYATPAAFAAGLEQQRAGLTPPVASPALMRENHGRSLVAAG; from the exons ATGAAGCGGAAGCAGTTTTCGGAAGAGCAGATCATCGGCATCCTGAAGGAGGCCGAGGCGGGTGCGGTGGTGACGGAGCTGTGCCGCAAGCACGGGATGTCGAGCGCGACTTACTATGCGTGGAAGGCGAAGTTCGGCGGCCTGGAGGTGTCCGACGCAAAGCGCCTGCGGTCGCTCGAAGAGGAGAACGCCCGGCTCAAACGGCTACTGGCGGACACGATGCTGGACAATGCGGGGTTGAAAGACCTGCTGTCAAAAAAGT TGGTGACGCCCGCCGCGAAGCGGCAAGCGGTCGCGCATCTCCAGGCGACGCTGGGGATGAGCGAGCGGCGGGCATGCACGGTCGTTGGGGCAGACCGCACGAGCATGCGGTATCGCTCGTGCCGGGCGGATGATGGCGACCTGCGGTCGCGGCTGCGCGAGCTGGCGCAGCAACGCCGACGGTTCGGCTATCGGCGTCTGCACATCCTGCTGCGCCGGGACGGCATCACGATCAACCGCAAGAAGACCCAGCGGCTCTATCGTGAGGAGGGTTTGACGGTCAGGCGCCGGAAGGGACGAAGGCGCGCCACAGGCAGCCGTGCGCCCGCGTCAGTGCTGGCGCTTCCCAACCAGCGCTGGAGTCTGGACTTCGTCCACGACCAGCTCGTGACCGGCCGTCGGTTCCGCGTGCTCAACATCGTCGATGACGTCACGCGCGAATGCCTTCGGGCGGTGGTGGACACGTCGATCTCGGGCCGGCGGGTCGTGCGCGAGCTGGCCGATCTGATCGCCGAGCGTGGCAGGCCGAAGATGATCGTCAGCGACAACGGGACCGAACTGACGTCGAACGCGGTGCTCGCCTGGTCCGGCGATGCCCGCATCGAGTGGCATTACATCGCGCCGGGCAAGCCCACGCAGAACGGGTTCGTCGAGAGCTTTAACGGTCGCATGCGCGACGAGCTGCTCAACGAGACGCTGTTCTTCACCATCGGTCAGGCCCGCTCGATTCTGGCCCGCTGGGTCGACGACTACAACAACGAGCGTCCGCACTCCTCGCTCGGCTACGCCACTCCGGCAGCCTTCGCTGCCGGGCTCGAACAGCAACGGGCGGGGTTAACCCCGCCCGTTGCTTCACCTGCGCTTATGCGCGAAAACCACGGTCGGTCTCTGGTTGCCGCTGGATGA